The following DNA comes from Candidatus Binataceae bacterium.
ATTAAGATCGGCATCGGTTTGGGCCAGTGGCGCCTGGGGCTGCCCTCCGCGACCGCGCTGATCGAGGTCGCGCGGCGGGCCGAGGACTGGGGGCTCGACTCTTTCTGGCTGTCCGACCATGTAAGCAGCTCAAGCCCGGAGTTGGATGTGGTCGCGACGCTGGCGATGCTGGCCGCGCATACTTCCACGATCAAGTTGGGACCCAGCGTGTTGCTGCTCAATCTGCGCCATCCGGTGCTGGTCGCCAAGGCCTTCGCCACCCTGGACTATCTCTCGCAGGGGCGGATGGTGATGGCAGTGGGGACAGGCAACAATCTGACCGATTACGCCACCTGCGGAGTTCCGGTGCAAGGACGCGGTCAGCGGCTGGACGAGGGCATAGCGATTTTGCGCGCGCTGTGGCGCGGCGCCGACGTGAGCTTCCACGGCCGCCACTACAACTTCGATCATCTGACGATTGAGCCCCGGCCGCGGCGGCGTACTAATAATGATAGCGGCACGCTGGATATCTGGGTGGGCGGCAAATCCGAAGCCGCCCTCAAGCGCACGGCGCGAATTGCGGACGGCTATTTTGCCTCGGTCCAGTCGCCGGCGGAGTTCGCGGCCAACATGAATTCGATCCGTGAGTTCGCCCGCCAGTATGGTCGCGCCAGCGCTCGGATCGAAGCGGGAATCATCGTGCGCTGCCGGCTTTCCACCTCGCAGGCGCGGGCGCGCCAGGAGGCCGAACCGTTTCTGGCCCTGATGGGCGCCCAGGGCGAGGCGGTTCGCGAACGGGGCGCCTTTGGCAGCGCGGCGGACATTCGCGAACGGATCGCCGCTTATGAAGCGGTGGGGTTGGACAAATTCGTCCTGTGGCCGATGGCCGCGCCGGATGAATGGCCGGCCCAGGTCGAAGCCATCGGCCGCCACTTGGCGACCTGACAAATGCCGGCGATGTTAACCAGAAGCACGAGCCGGAACGCTCGTGCCTCAACGACGGACAGGGCCGCCCGTCCCACCAACGAACGCCCCGCCGCACTCGCCTTTCGTTGTTATCCCCAGCGGCGTTCATCAAGTGGATCGGAACCCACGCGGATTACGACAGGATTGACGCGAGGACGGTTCAGTATGGAGATTAAGCCGATTCGGAATGAAGCTGACCACGAGGCAGCGCTTCGTGAGAGGCTTGAGCGTCCGATGTTCCGGGATGGTAAGCGGCAGCCTCGCGGGATCGCTGGGATGGCGCAGACGAATGTGGGCTCCCGCGTTGGCGCACTACCAGGTAGCCCAGGCGCTCGAAAGCTCGGACGGCTTCCAGGCCTGAGACGATCGGCTTGTCACTCACTCAGCCGTCACCACGACCGTGCCGACGAGCACCCCGGACGGATCGGGAATGGGTTCGCCTCTCTCGCGCATCTCTTTGAGGCAGAGCTCGATCGCCTCTCGGATGTTCGCCATCGCCTCGGTCACTGTTTCGCCCTGGCTGTAGCAACCCGACAGCGCCGGGCAAACGGCCACGTAGCCCCCGGTTTCGTCCGGTTCCAGAAACACCTTGAAGTCATAAATGCGCATCGCAATGGTGACAAATGAAAGTCTTCGGCTGGATCGCGTTGATTGTTGGTCTACTCGGCTGCATTTGGGCTGGGTTTGTTGGAAGCATCACTGCGGGTGAGGAAAACAGCGGCGCGAACGCGATCGGCATCGCAATCGCGGCGCTCGGTGGTGTTTATGCTGGCGTGAAGCTGATTCAGGAATCTCGTTCAAATTAGATTAGAGCGATGATATACTTGACCGGACCCAGCGTCCCGCGAACATTCCAGGAAGCGATTGTTTATTTCAGCGATTTCGAGAACTGCCAGAAGTTCATGGCCAAGATTCGCTGGCCTGACGGTAAGGTGAAATGCCCTTACTGCCAGTCCGAAAAGGTTACCTATCTGCCGAGCGGCAACGTCTGGCGCTGCGCAGAGAAGCACCCGCGCCGCAAGTTCTCGCTCAAGGTTGGAACGGTTTTCGAGGATTCGTCTATCGGCTCGGACAGGTGGTTCTGCGCAATGTGGCTGGTGGTGAACTGTAAGAACGGCGTCAGTTCGTACGAGAGCGCCCGCGACCTTAAAGTGACCCAAAAGACCGCTTGGTTCATGGACCATCGCATCCGCCTCGCCATGCAAAGCGGAACATTTGAGAAAGTGTCAGGGGAGTGTGAAGTAGACGAGTCTTTTTATCGGCGGCCTCGCCCGAAACATGCACAAGAACAAGAAGGAAAAAATCACGAGCACGGGCGGGGCCGGTAAAGCAGTTGGCCTGCACCCCAACCTAGGGCCATCTGACCGGCAAGGAAGCCGAGCCCCGATTGCCCCTTTTATAGCCCACGACAGGGACGCGGGAAGCGTGGTAAACTTAACATAGAGCACAAAGCGCACAAAGCCCGAAGATTTATCGTCGTTCGAGCGGCTCAAACGCTTCGCCCGTGCAGTTGTTCCTGTTCCCAAGGCCGAAATAGATAGACAAGAAACGAAATACCGGCAGATAAGAGCAAGAAAGCCCAAAACCCATCGAAAAGGTGAACCCACGTAAGAAAACCGTCGGTTTTCTCCGGGTTTTTTCTGTTGGCGTGCTGCCCGTTTGGGTTTGTAGCTGCTGTTGACATATTCTCCCAGCATATGAAGTTCGGGTTCTTCAGCGCGGATCAGGTTTGCCAGCTAGCTAAAATCTCTGGTAGCCAACTCCGCTATTGGAGGCGGACTGGGGTCTTTCAGCCTCAAACGTCC
Coding sequences within:
- a CDS encoding LLM class flavin-dependent oxidoreductase; translation: MPDRIKIGIGLGQWRLGLPSATALIEVARRAEDWGLDSFWLSDHVSSSSPELDVVATLAMLAAHTSTIKLGPSVLLLNLRHPVLVAKAFATLDYLSQGRMVMAVGTGNNLTDYATCGVPVQGRGQRLDEGIAILRALWRGADVSFHGRHYNFDHLTIEPRPRRRTNNDSGTLDIWVGGKSEAALKRTARIADGYFASVQSPAEFAANMNSIREFARQYGRASARIEAGIIVRCRLSTSQARARQEAEPFLALMGAQGEAVRERGAFGSAADIRERIAAYEAVGLDKFVLWPMAAPDEWPAQVEAIGRHLAT
- a CDS encoding type II toxin-antitoxin system HicB family antitoxin, whose product is MRIYDFKVFLEPDETGGYVAVCPALSGCYSQGETVTEAMANIREAIELCLKEMRERGEPIPDPSGVLVGTVVVTAE
- a CDS encoding transposase; translated protein: MIYLTGPSVPRTFQEAIVYFSDFENCQKFMAKIRWPDGKVKCPYCQSEKVTYLPSGNVWRCAEKHPRRKFSLKVGTVFEDSSIGSDRWFCAMWLVVNCKNGVSSYESARDLKVTQKTAWFMDHRIRLAMQSGTFEKVSGECEVDESFYRRPRPKHAQEQEGKNHEHGRGR